Genomic DNA from Xyrauchen texanus isolate HMW12.3.18 chromosome 28, RBS_HiC_50CHRs, whole genome shotgun sequence:
tataagttttatataagtaattatatattatttacttatatatatttacttaatatttcGTGTGATTGATTACTTCAATTTTTTTAAGTTgatccaaggttttttttttttcagtgtagtcaTTTATATCATCACtgtattattatcatcatatCCATGCTTAATTGTTCCAAGAAACGTGCTGACATAGAACAGACATAGACCTTGTACATAACAGGATATGTTTCATGACACCAATCCTTGCATTTTGCTGAGTTGTTTGCATAAACAAATGTATGAGTGGAGCTATAGCAAAGCTTTCCACTCAAACCACAAGTTTCACACTTCTAGAAGCCCTAACCACCTGACCTGACCTAAGGATCACTACATCATTGTGCAGAACTTTCTGCACATAGAAAGGAAATGCCAGCTGGCACAATCCCAAGAGGGTATAAAGACCTTAACGAATATCTGGGTGTCTAGCTCTCTATCTCTTTGCATTTGATCTCcaactttgaggcctcatcttGACTCTCAGTACTTTaacttatttaaatgtacattatttcattattattcatttattacttTCTACAAATTATCTGATTTATCGAAGTCATGTCCATCTACTGGATCTCACTGCATCagtagctgagatattcttctaaaaaatcttgataatttttatttttggagtgaactattcctttaatgtagtcACGTGGTTAAACAATACAACATTTCCCAGTGTGCACTGCTCTAAAAGCTGCTGTTGCTGTTTAAACATGGCGCTGCACGGCAGTACAGTCAGCCGAGCTCTCTGTTATCACCTGTAAAATAATGATCTGAGAAACGAGACATTCAAAAGCCATATTAGAAAACGGAAGCCATTCTAGTAATATCGGACTCATCTGTATTGTTATACTTGAAGTAAAATGCCTTCTCCAAAAGCGCGGAGCAGCTCTGGGCGCAGCGGCAGTGTTCCGTGTACCGGTGGTGGAAACGGGCGCTATGAGTTCAGTTCACTGAGCCGAACAACCCCCCCGAACCTGCTACAGAAACAGGGCTCTGATCCCACATCAGCGCGGCTCCGAGCCTCCGAGAGCCCCAACCGACGCCGCGGCTCGGGTTCGTCCACCTCTTCCACCGGCGGGCAGCAGTTACCGGAGGAAGACTGCATGAAATTAAATCCGTCTTTCATCGGGATAGCGCTCAGCTCTCTTCTGGCGATCGACCTGTGGCTGTCGAAGCGGCTTGGTGTATGCGCCTGTGAGGACTCGTCCTGGGGCAGCGTGCGACCGCTTATGAAGCTCATCGAGATCTCCGGGCACGGGATTCTGTGGTTGGCCGGTGCAGCGTACTGCCTGTATAAAAGCGACAGTGCCGCCGGTCAGGAGGTCATGCTGAACCTGATCATGGGTAATGCGCATTTACTGCTGGGTGTTTCTTTTAAAGCAATGGTCCGTGTTCAAAATAGCTTTACCACAAAAATCGATTGTAAATTGTTCGTAAAAACAAACCCAAATTACGTTTACAATAATGCTCTAACAacggaagtctatggggcaagccATTTGGGGGGGGTCTTCAAATAGAAACCCATACTTATTCACACAGATCCTTTAATTCACTCTTATATTGATTCTTCtgtgataaaaaataaacaacgttTTTTTTCTGTAAAGTTTAAATTGTTAATTTAGCATTGACACTACtgtgattttgggtgagaaacagaccaaaatgtaactcctttttcactttaaatcttaacatctgcagtctccttggtgttcatgatttcaagcttgattacacttcctagccccATTTAttgctctgcgcatgcatcaagcactataggaagtgtaatcaagtttgaagtcatgattgtgcctagagactgcaatggccagatgtatagtgaaaaaggagttacattttggtctgtttctcacctgaTGCATTCACTCAAAACTGAttggatagcttcagaagacatggattaaactggaGTGGtacggattacatttatgctgcctttatgtgctttttggagcttcaaagttttggccactatttacttacattgtatgaacctacagagctgaaatattcttctaaaaatcttcatttgggaTGGCTTAAGTgtgagtaatgatgagagaattttcatttttggatgaacacgTAATGGTGAAGCATTTTGGCTatatttttaaagttaatttaggttcagtgtcttgccccaTAGGCTTTCATTTTAAGTCCATTCTAGTGTTTTTTTGttagatttttaaagaaaattgagGGACGAGTagaaattattatttgtgttaatCGACATCATGCCACAGGAATTGAACACAGAACATTTctttgaaaaactaatgataagaTAATGCATGCCACTTATATATCCCACccttttaattaaaaatgcatGCACTATCATATACGCTGACAATGGTCAGTGTCATTTTTGATTTCTTGGACACTTCTGCATTCTCCTCTCTTCAACCTCATTTCCCTTTGAGATGTAAATTGATATCCACTTCCTCTCCTCCCTCTGCACCTGTTATACATCCCTGATCTTTTTCTTTTGGatcactctttctctcactcaaaTGTTTTCAGTGCCAAGTGCATTCATCGCTGCTTTCCATTACTGACATGGTTTATTGCCAACCCAATTTAAATGCAACAGGTTTCTTGTTTGTTGCCTGTGGAGAAATGCTGctttatttatcattaatctTGGCAGCATTTCCAGAGGAAAAATAGAGTGATAGTCATCCACTTACCAATCCCAATATGGCAATTATGTCATTTCATGGACATTCCTGTTACTTTGAcatcccattcacttacagtgACTAAGTATGAATTCCATGCCCTGCTCAGCTTGTTTGTGGTATACAGTAAGAATTGGCCTAATGGAAAAGATAAGAAAGTGATGTTGCAAGGGAATGGTACAAAAAGGAATGTATAAAAAGTAACCCTCAGAAAGATTAAATTCTTACACTGCTTCACTGACTGCATACATTTGGCAATGAACCATCAGATGAGTGTTATAGGTACGTTCACACCGCAGCTGAAAATTGGATGTGTGAACAACCGAAAGCATTTTGaaactgacattttcaaatctgatctgcatgggccactttcatatgtggaaataaatcaGATACATTTAAGATTTATTTCCAATGTGCCTTCATTCTGAACAGCCAGATCTGATTTAACATGATTTATACATCGATCTAACATTCGTCATTTGCACACTTTATTTACCACTAGGCCTTTTATGGTTTTAAAAAAGTCGTAACCTTTCAAGTTAAAGCATTCAGTTCCTTTTTATGGAAGGAAAATAAAATGATAGGCTTCAACTCTTGGGTTCAGTAATTCATTTAGCAAGAAAACAAATCCATAACCCTAAATACTAGACTTTGGCATGAGTTTTTCCCTGGTGAACAAAAGCTTACAAGTGAAGTCaagtacatttatttgtatagaaCATTTCAcaattcaaattgtttaaaagcagctttacagaagatcatgcctTACTGTCCCCAGTGAACAGCTTTAAATTAACTTTATAACAGCTTTATATAAGCTATATAACAGATTTATATTAGCTTTATAACAGCTTTATATAAGCTATATAACAGTTTATGCCAGTTTTATATTAGCTTTATAACAGCTTTATATAAGCTATATAACAGTTTATGACAGTTTTATATTAGCTTTATAACAGCTTTATATAAGCTATATAACAGTTTATAACAGTTTTATATTAGCTTTATAACAACTTTATATAAGTTTATAACAGTTTTATATTAGTTTTATAACAGCTTTATATTAGCTTTATATAAGCTATATAACAGTTTATGACAGTTTTATATTAGCTTTATAACAGCTTTATATAAGCTATATAACAGTTTATGACAGTTTTATATTAGCTTTATAACAGCTTTATATAAGCTATATAACAGTTTATAAAAGATTTATATTAGCTTTATAACAGCTTTATATAAGCTATATAACAGTTTATAAAAGATTTATATTAGCTTTATAACAGCTTTTTATAAGATATATAACAATTTATGACAGTTTTATATTAGCTTTATAACAGCTTTTTATAAGATATATAACAATTTATGACAGTTTTATATTAGCTTTATAACGGCTTTATATAAGATATATAACAGTTTGACAATTTTATATTAGCTTTATAACAGCTTTATATAAGTTTATAACAGTTTATGACAGTTTTATATTAGCTTTATAACAGCTTTATATAAGCTATATAACAGTTTATAAAAGATTTATATTAGCTTTATAACAGCTTTTTATAAGATATATAACAATTTATGACAGTTTTATATTAGCTTTATAACGGCTTTGTATAAGATATATAACAGTTTGACAATTTTATATTAGCTTTATAACAGCTTTATATAAGATATATAACAGTTTATGACAGTTTTGTATTAGCTTTATAACAGCTTTATATAAGCTATATAACAGTTTATAAAAGATTTATATTAGCTTTATAACAGCTTTTTATAAGATATATAACAATTTATGACAGTTTTATATTAGCTTTATAACGGCTTTATATAAGATATATAACAGTTTGACAATTTTATATTAGCTTTATAACAGCATTATATAAGATATATAACAGTTTATGACAGTTTTGTATTAGCTTTATAACAGCTTTATATAAGCTATATATCAGTTTATAAcagttttataatagttttataACACTGTTATATAAGCTTTATAACAGCTTTATATATGCTATATAACAGTTTACAACAGATTTATATTAGCTTTATAACAGCTTTATATAAGCTATGTAACAGTTTACAACAGATTTATATTAGCTTTATACCAGCTTTATATAAGCTATATATCAGTTTATAACAGTTTTATATTAGTTTTATAACACTTTTATATAAGCTTTATAACAGCTTTATATATGCTATATAACAGTTTACAACAGATTTATATTACCTTTTAACAGCTTTATATAAGCTATGTAACAGTTTACAACAGATTTATATTAGCTTTATAACAGCTTTATATAAGCATAATAACAGCTTTATATCAGCTTCATGTCAGGCTTTATAACagcttttatataaattatttgtatacatttcttgaggcccccagtgagcaagccaaaggtgaccgTAGCAAGGGAAAAGAAACTCCAAAGATGTTTTGTTAGTGGAGAGCTTGAGAGGAACCAGACTCAGCTGTGGAAACTTACATTATCTCTCGGTTGTCCAGTCTctcacatttttgtatttatctctctttctcttcccctTTTTTCAGCCTTGGTATTGGACCTTGTGCTGGttggcgtggtgaaggctgttgtGCGGCGTCGACGTCCAACCCATAATCGCATGGATATGTTTGCCACATTTTCTGTGGACCGCTATTCCTTTCCATCAGGCCATGCTACACGTTCCGCAATGTGTGCCCGCTTCCTATTGGCCCATCTGGTACTGGCGGCCCCACTCCGTGTGCTCGTCCTGCTCTGGGCCACTGTTGTTGGTTTTTCTAGGGTTCTCCTTGGACGCCATAATGTGACAGATGTTGCGTTTGGTTTCCTCATGGGCTACTGGCAATATAATTTGGTTGAGATGCTCTGGCTGTCCCCAGTCATGTTTCAAAGTGTGTTTGGACAGCTTGACTGAGAAGCTATGAGAACTTAAAGAGGTCCTGATTACTTGGAGCCCATTATATGGAGGATCTTGAAAATAGATTTCAGTCCTTCACTTAACGTTATTTgcctgttttcctctctttctttacATATTTTGTGTCAATACTCTAAGACTGGAAATATTCCAGCAGTCTTGATGAAGCATCTGGCATCTTTTCCTGCCCTTTTAAGGATTGGCACTCATCAAGAAAGGATAGGGAAG
This window encodes:
- the LOC127621748 gene encoding polyisoprenoid diphosphate/phosphate phosphohydrolase PLPP6-like encodes the protein MPSPKARSSSGRSGSVPCTGGGNGRYEFSSLSRTTPPNLLQKQGSDPTSARLRASESPNRRRGSGSSTSSTGGQQLPEEDCMKLNPSFIGIALSSLLAIDLWLSKRLGVCACEDSSWGSVRPLMKLIEISGHGILWLAGAAYCLYKSDSAAGQEVMLNLIMALVLDLVLVGVVKAVVRRRRPTHNRMDMFATFSVDRYSFPSGHATRSAMCARFLLAHLVLAAPLRVLVLLWATVVGFSRVLLGRHNVTDVAFGFLMGYWQYNLVEMLWLSPVMFQSVFGQLD